From the genome of Novosphingobium sp. TH158, one region includes:
- a CDS encoding M20/M25/M40 family metallo-hydrolase has protein sequence MLKTPLAVLAVALTAAPALAASPSAAEKTMIATVDAEQARHLDLLERMVNQNSGTRNADGVRKVRDLLVPEFEALGFTVRWIAQDKVDRAGHMIAEHKGRKGGKRLLLIGHLDTVFEPDHPFQKFERIAPDKARGPGVGDDKGGIVTILAALRAMHRAGTLKQANIEVFLTGDEEEAGLPLDQSRADLLAAGRRADAALDFEGLVRENGKDMGSVARRSAGNWKVTVTARSGHSSGIFSERAGEGAIFPLARIVADFRKELPEPNLTFNVGMVAGGASASLSPNDANAEASGKTNIIPGVAIARGDLRALTRESIDRTVARMRAIVARPFNGGSATFEFEDKYPPMAPTDGNRALLDKLNGVNTTLGLEPMAALDPLKRGAGDVSFVAADVDSLAGLGPASEGDHTAAEVVDIPSIWRQAKRAALLMTRLSREAAVKR, from the coding sequence ATGCTGAAAACACCCCTGGCCGTGCTGGCCGTCGCTCTCACTGCCGCCCCTGCGCTCGCGGCATCTCCGTCTGCCGCCGAGAAGACCATGATCGCCACGGTCGACGCCGAACAGGCGCGACATCTCGATCTGCTGGAGCGTATGGTCAACCAGAACAGCGGTACCCGAAATGCCGATGGCGTGCGCAAGGTGCGTGACTTGCTGGTGCCCGAATTCGAGGCGCTGGGCTTTACCGTGCGCTGGATCGCGCAGGACAAGGTGGACCGCGCCGGCCACATGATTGCCGAGCACAAGGGCCGAAAGGGCGGCAAGCGGCTGCTGCTGATCGGGCACCTCGATACCGTGTTCGAGCCCGATCATCCCTTCCAGAAGTTCGAGCGGATCGCGCCCGACAAGGCGCGCGGGCCGGGGGTGGGCGATGACAAGGGCGGGATCGTCACCATCCTTGCCGCCCTGCGGGCCATGCACCGGGCAGGAACCCTGAAGCAGGCCAATATCGAGGTGTTCCTGACCGGCGACGAGGAAGAGGCGGGCCTGCCGCTCGACCAGTCGCGGGCAGACCTGCTGGCCGCAGGACGGCGCGCCGATGCGGCGCTCGATTTCGAAGGACTGGTCCGTGAAAACGGCAAGGACATGGGTTCGGTCGCGCGGCGTTCCGCAGGCAACTGGAAGGTCACGGTCACCGCGCGCAGCGGTCATTCCAGCGGCATCTTCTCGGAACGGGCGGGCGAAGGGGCGATCTTTCCGCTGGCGCGCATCGTCGCCGATTTCCGCAAGGAACTGCCCGAGCCGAACCTGACCTTCAACGTCGGCATGGTGGCGGGCGGGGCCAGTGCTTCGCTATCGCCAAATGACGCCAATGCCGAGGCGAGCGGCAAGACCAACATCATCCCCGGCGTCGCCATTGCGCGGGGAGACCTGCGCGCGCTCACCCGGGAATCAATCGACCGTACCGTCGCCCGGATGCGCGCCATTGTCGCGCGGCCCTTCAACGGCGGCTCGGCGACTTTCGAATTCGAGGACAAGTATCCGCCGATGGCGCCGACCGATGGGAACCGCGCGCTGCTCGACAAGCTGAACGGCGTCAACACCACGCTGGGCCTTGAGCCGATGGCGGCGCTGGACCCGCTCAAGCGCGGGGCGGGCGATGTCAGCTTCGTGGCAGCGGACGTCGATTCCCTTGCCGGACTTGGCCCTGCCAGCGAAGGCGATCATACGGCGGCGGAAGTGGTCGATATTCCCAGCATCTGGCGGCAGGCCAAGCGCGCCGCGCTGCTGATGACGCGCCTTTCGCGGGAAGCAGCGGTCAAGCGCTAA